A genomic segment from Methanolobus zinderi encodes:
- a CDS encoding histidine kinase dimerization/phosphoacceptor domain -containing protein, protein MKLKDMPLKAKLILYIVVGTLLVLVASTAMTISTVTSQEEELAYKQATEIARSYANDFNGDMEKNQAIAETIAVSMSSYDSMSRQEANAMLYNLLEEHPHLLGTYVAYEPNAFDGQDEIYINAAGHDSTGRFIPYWNKIDGDIELEPLLDYENLDYYQVPKLTKNETLTEPYYYEGVFIVSYVYPILNGEEFEGIGGVDVSLNYLDDEISNVKAFDTGYAFMTGNTGILVSHPFNKDWIGEKTLYDFDIPEISKAADDIREGKSGHVETIDPSTGEEVVMFYEPIRTGNFSFILVVPRDEIFAGVTALSDRLLQISLVSVIFMAGVSYLIGMSFSRPIKNIVQDFKSISNDAIRGKLDSRANTDVEVDFREIPMGLNEILETVIAPIRDTIRLTNELANGKLNERSDLDVKGEFKQLADTLDNFAASLDTIIRDSNEVLTAVQNNDFSRKVEVYGEGDFRILTEGIEKTRETLSRMMDERKKVEEIRKKEIHHRIKNNLQVISSLLDLESEKFENENVVEAFRESQNRVVSMALVHEELYRSQDMESIDFSDYIMKLVNELSYSYIMDKDKIQVKTDIDNVFLDMDTAIPLGMIVNELVSNSFKHAFEPGQDGEIYVNLHSVDDKLTLEVGDNGVGFPEDIDFRETDSLGLQLVTTLTSQIEGSIELENTEGTNFVIILNR, encoded by the coding sequence ATGAAACTTAAAGATATGCCTTTGAAGGCTAAGTTAATACTGTATATAGTCGTGGGTACACTGCTTGTACTTGTGGCCAGTACTGCAATGACAATTTCAACCGTGACAAGCCAGGAAGAAGAACTTGCATACAAACAGGCAACAGAAATAGCCAGAAGCTATGCCAACGATTTCAACGGGGATATGGAAAAGAATCAGGCAATTGCTGAAACCATTGCAGTAAGCATGAGCAGTTATGACTCCATGAGCAGACAAGAAGCAAATGCGATGCTCTATAATCTTCTGGAGGAACATCCTCACCTTCTTGGCACATATGTTGCCTATGAACCAAATGCCTTTGACGGCCAGGATGAAATCTATATAAACGCTGCTGGTCATGATTCCACAGGAAGGTTCATCCCCTACTGGAACAAGATAGACGGTGATATAGAGCTTGAGCCTCTGCTGGATTATGAAAACCTTGACTACTATCAGGTTCCGAAGTTAACCAAAAATGAGACACTCACAGAACCTTACTACTATGAGGGTGTGTTCATCGTAAGTTATGTATATCCTATCCTGAATGGCGAGGAATTTGAAGGGATCGGAGGGGTGGATGTCTCACTGAACTACCTTGACGATGAAATAAGCAATGTAAAAGCATTCGATACTGGCTATGCTTTTATGACAGGAAACACCGGTATACTTGTCTCACATCCTTTTAACAAGGACTGGATAGGTGAGAAAACACTTTATGATTTCGACATCCCGGAAATATCAAAGGCTGCAGACGATATAAGAGAGGGTAAAAGCGGTCATGTGGAAACAATAGATCCAAGCACCGGAGAAGAGGTGGTCATGTTCTATGAGCCTATCAGAACAGGGAATTTCTCTTTTATACTGGTGGTTCCCAGAGATGAGATATTTGCCGGTGTGACTGCACTTAGCGACAGGCTTCTACAGATATCCCTTGTATCTGTTATTTTCATGGCTGGAGTTTCCTATCTTATTGGAATGTCCTTTAGCCGGCCGATCAAAAATATAGTACAGGATTTTAAAAGCATCTCAAACGATGCTATCAGAGGAAAACTAGACTCTAGGGCAAACACGGACGTAGAAGTTGATTTCAGGGAAATACCCATGGGTCTGAACGAGATACTTGAGACGGTGATAGCACCTATCAGAGATACGATCCGACTGACCAATGAACTTGCAAACGGAAAGTTAAACGAACGTTCCGATCTGGATGTAAAGGGAGAATTCAAACAACTTGCGGATACCCTGGACAACTTTGCAGCTTCCCTTGACACCATTATCAGGGACTCCAACGAAGTATTGACAGCGGTCCAGAACAATGATTTCTCAAGAAAAGTAGAAGTATACGGAGAAGGGGATTTCCGCATCCTGACCGAGGGAATTGAAAAAACAAGAGAAACCCTCTCCAGGATGATGGACGAACGGAAAAAAGTGGAAGAGATACGGAAAAAAGAGATACACCACCGTATAAAAAATAATCTGCAGGTGATCTCAAGCCTCCTTGATCTTGAATCTGAGAAATTTGAAAACGAGAATGTTGTCGAAGCCTTCAGAGAAAGCCAGAACAGAGTAGTATCAATGGCGCTGGTTCATGAGGAACTATACAGATCACAGGACATGGAAAGTATTGATTTCTCGGATTATATCATGAAGCTTGTTAACGAGCTATCTTACTCCTATATCATGGACAAAGACAAGATCCAGGTTAAAACGGATATTGATAATGTTTTCCTTGATATGGACACCGCCATTCCACTTGGGATGATAGTGAATGAACTTGTCTCCAACTCATTCAAACATGCGTTCGAACCGGGCCAGGATGGAGAAATATACGTAAATCTGCATTCAGTTGATGATAAACTGACGCTCGAAGTGGGAGATAACGGAGTCGGCTTCCCTGAAGATATAGATTTCAGGGAGACGGATTCACTTGGCCTGCAACTGGTAACCACACTGACAAGCCAGATAGAAGGTAGCATTGAACTTGAAAATACAGAGGGTACAAATTTCGTTATAATATTAAATCGATGA
- a CDS encoding response regulator → MEETKILVVEDENIIALNIKKKLKSLGYAVPAIASTGEEAIKMTEITFPDLILMDVMLKGEMDGVQAVEEIHKKYDIPVIYLTAFSDDEVLERAKVTRPYGYIVKPFKINDLHSNIEIALYRHKMDDGGRKELTGS, encoded by the coding sequence ATGGAAGAAACAAAGATACTGGTAGTTGAGGATGAAAATATCATCGCTCTTAATATCAAAAAGAAACTAAAAAGCCTGGGTTATGCAGTTCCGGCAATCGCTTCAACAGGCGAAGAAGCCATAAAGATGACAGAGATCACTTTTCCGGATCTGATCCTCATGGATGTGATGCTGAAAGGGGAGATGGATGGGGTCCAGGCTGTGGAAGAGATACACAAGAAATATGATATTCCCGTAATCTACCTGACAGCATTCTCCGATGACGAGGTACTGGAAAGGGCCAAGGTTACCAGACCTTATGGCTACATTGTCAAACCATTTAAGATCAATGATCTGCATAGCAATATTGAAATCGCACTTTACAGACATAAAATGGATGACGGGGGAAGAAAAGAGCTTACAGGTTCATAG
- a CDS encoding helix-turn-helix transcriptional regulator encodes MNKSLIDIIFNSEKRKNVLLLLVEGQKSREEIKTSLNVTSTALIPQIKKLKEHGLVIQNNDYYILTDMGRVMVENMLPLLQAVEVFEDNSSYWLNRDLSGIPGHLLKRLGELGNYLVIEPDLNYLFEFPEEFTENIDKSGYIMAFNAYFHPEYPALYSKLAEKGIEFSLVLSSSVHKRMQNDYKEDMQKFLDCESTDFSVSNEVSGLATLVTTDRFLFLCFFDKQGQYDHRIIMSFDSRALEWSRELFSYYKDKSENICDLNCNIK; translated from the coding sequence ATGAACAAGTCGTTGATCGATATAATCTTCAATTCAGAAAAACGAAAGAATGTCCTGTTACTTCTGGTAGAGGGTCAGAAAAGCCGTGAAGAGATTAAAACAAGTCTCAATGTGACCTCCACGGCCCTTATTCCCCAGATTAAAAAACTAAAAGAGCATGGACTTGTTATCCAGAACAATGATTATTATATCCTGACCGATATGGGGAGGGTAATGGTTGAGAACATGCTGCCTCTTTTGCAGGCGGTGGAAGTCTTCGAGGATAACAGCAGTTACTGGCTGAACCGCGACCTGAGCGGTATACCAGGACATCTTCTGAAAAGACTGGGGGAATTGGGGAATTATCTGGTTATAGAGCCTGACCTGAACTATCTTTTTGAATTTCCGGAAGAATTTACTGAAAACATCGATAAGTCCGGCTACATTATGGCCTTTAATGCGTACTTCCATCCGGAATACCCTGCCCTTTACTCAAAACTTGCCGAAAAAGGTATTGAGTTCTCGCTTGTCCTGAGCAGTTCGGTACACAAGAGAATGCAGAACGATTATAAAGAAGATATGCAAAAATTTCTGGATTGTGAAAGCACTGATTTTTCTGTCTCAAATGAAGTATCAGGTCTTGCTACACTTGTTACAACCGATCGTTTCCTGTTTCTCTGTTTCTTTGACAAACAGGGACAATACGATCACCGGATTATAATGAGCTTCGATTCCAGGGCTCTCGAGTGGAGCCGGGAATTGTTCAGCTACTACAAGGATAAGTCAGAAAATATCTGTGATTTAAACTGTAATATAAAATAA
- a CDS encoding APC family permease: MNSNEETGIDWQHAEQCSKVVCESGESGGLERSIDWKQGLAIAVGVPLLILPSIGYFAGWLWSAAIIVWGLSVFQGFMQNLAYGELATTFPKASGLPGFAQNVFKTPDYAGKYDRGKLIGGFSAWSYWFAWNPVLAIFAILVGFYLHSLFPSLANTFTEYQLSLAAGIVIFGGLILVNYRGVSSGALVGYILAALAFVPLIIIALAPYATGDFVLSNITSTWLPTDWVWDLNSVLILLGIFAMAQWSACAWETAAIYGPEYRNPGTDVPKALFSCGAICFFAYVIVQTTVTGVLGIEGIANAPIDPMLPVAQASLGDIGSTIAIVMLIAAMVLIIQTAYLGSSRAMHSMAVEGNLPKVFGKVNSHGTPVFAMVIIGLFNLVLISMGTPTAILAASAIGYVCANGISLFAYVKAKMNPHLVGLERPFKAPKGWKNVALMFGLFNIPLCLIGIIYLNSIEGSWFSTGVGIVVLALYIPMWYYSQHESHVARSEPQTA, translated from the coding sequence ATGAATTCGAATGAAGAGACAGGGATTGACTGGCAGCATGCCGAGCAATGCTCAAAAGTGGTATGTGAGTCCGGTGAATCTGGTGGACTTGAGCGTTCGATCGACTGGAAACAGGGTCTTGCCATCGCTGTGGGTGTGCCTCTGCTGATCCTGCCGTCGATAGGATATTTTGCAGGCTGGCTATGGTCGGCTGCTATTATTGTGTGGGGTCTTTCCGTATTCCAGGGTTTCATGCAGAATCTGGCTTACGGTGAACTTGCAACAACTTTCCCGAAGGCATCCGGTCTTCCCGGATTTGCACAGAATGTATTCAAAACACCTGACTACGCAGGAAAGTATGACAGAGGTAAGCTTATAGGCGGATTCAGTGCATGGAGCTACTGGTTTGCATGGAATCCCGTACTTGCTATCTTTGCAATCCTTGTGGGTTTCTACCTGCACAGTCTCTTCCCCTCACTTGCAAATACATTCACTGAATATCAGCTATCGCTTGCTGCAGGAATCGTGATATTCGGAGGTCTCATACTTGTCAACTACCGTGGTGTATCAAGTGGTGCACTGGTAGGTTATATCCTTGCAGCACTTGCATTTGTACCATTGATCATAATTGCCCTGGCACCATATGCCACAGGGGATTTCGTACTTTCGAACATCACCAGCACCTGGCTGCCAACAGACTGGGTATGGGACCTTAACAGTGTCCTGATCCTGCTGGGTATATTCGCAATGGCTCAATGGAGTGCATGTGCATGGGAAACAGCAGCTATATACGGTCCCGAGTACAGGAATCCGGGTACGGATGTGCCAAAGGCACTGTTCTCCTGCGGTGCGATCTGTTTCTTTGCATATGTAATCGTGCAGACAACAGTTACCGGTGTGCTAGGTATAGAGGGTATCGCCAACGCACCGATCGATCCTATGCTTCCGGTTGCACAGGCATCCCTTGGTGATATAGGTTCAACCATCGCTATTGTAATGCTCATTGCTGCAATGGTGCTCATCATACAGACTGCATACCTGGGATCTTCAAGGGCAATGCACTCAATGGCAGTTGAAGGAAACCTGCCAAAGGTTTTCGGTAAAGTAAACAGCCATGGAACTCCCGTATTCGCCATGGTAATTATTGGCCTGTTCAACCTGGTACTCATATCAATGGGTACTCCAACAGCTATCCTTGCAGCATCCGCCATAGGATATGTTTGTGCCAATGGTATCAGTCTCTTTGCATATGTAAAGGCAAAGATGAACCCGCACCTTGTAGGTCTCGAGAGACCTTTCAAGGCACCAAAGGGCTGGAAGAACGTCGCACTTATGTTCGGTCTGTTCAACATTCCTCTCTGTCTGATCGGTATAATCTATCTAAACAGTATAGAAGGGAGCTGGTTCTCCACAGGTGTAGGAATAGTCGTACTGGCTCTGTACATACCCATGTGGTATTATTCACAGCATGAGAGCCATGTGGCAAGATCGGAACCACAGACAGCATAA
- the mtbC gene encoding dimethylamine corrinoid protein MtbC → MSNEEMFKELSDAIVSCKKDAVIATVEKARDEGIPPAEIIEKGLAAGMNEVGVLFERGKLFLPHVMMAAGAMEAGVALLEKDMPKDAASKKLGIIVNGTVEGDVHDIGKSIVSTMLQSSGFEVHDIGRDVPLQDFIDKAKETSANMIGMSALMTTTLPGQKDVIEMLKEQGMRDGVKVMVGGAPATEAWANKIGADCYAENASEAVTKAKELLL, encoded by the coding sequence ATGAGCAATGAAGAAATGTTTAAAGAACTCTCTGATGCCATTGTTTCCTGCAAAAAGGATGCTGTTATAGCAACCGTAGAAAAGGCAAGGGACGAAGGTATTCCGCCTGCTGAGATCATAGAGAAAGGTCTTGCAGCCGGAATGAATGAAGTGGGTGTTCTCTTTGAGAGGGGCAAGTTATTCCTGCCACATGTGATGATGGCAGCAGGTGCAATGGAAGCCGGTGTGGCTTTACTGGAAAAAGACATGCCAAAGGATGCTGCAAGTAAGAAGCTGGGTATTATCGTAAACGGTACTGTCGAGGGTGATGTACACGATATCGGTAAGTCCATCGTTTCCACAATGCTGCAATCTTCAGGATTTGAGGTTCACGATATCGGCAGAGATGTGCCCTTGCAGGATTTCATTGACAAGGCAAAGGAAACCAGTGCAAATATGATCGGCATGTCTGCACTCATGACAACCACACTGCCGGGCCAGAAGGATGTCATTGAAATGCTCAAGGAACAGGGCATGAGAGACGGTGTAAAGGTCATGGTTGGCGGTGCTCCTGCAACAGAAGCCTGGGCAAACAAGATCGGTGCTGACTGCTACGCAGAGAATGCCAGTGAAGCTGTCACAAAGGCAAAGGAACTGCTTCTTTAA
- a CDS encoding cobalamin B12-binding domain-containing protein, whose amino-acid sequence MVKEEIFKDISNAVVSCKKDSVKSTVEKAFHEGIPPEVIIEKGIIRGMDEVGVLFESGKLFLPHLVLASDAMEAGISVLEKELQEVENEKLGIIVIGTVEGDVHDIGKIIVSSMLRISGFEVYDLGRDVPLQDFIDKVKETHADMLCISALTTISLSRQKELIEMLMEQDLRDSVKVMIGGAAASMEWAEKIGADCYAKNAVEAVAKIKSLFLQK is encoded by the coding sequence ATGGTTAAAGAAGAAATATTCAAAGATATCTCAAATGCTGTTGTATCATGTAAAAAGGATTCTGTTAAATCAACTGTGGAAAAAGCATTTCATGAGGGCATCCCTCCCGAGGTGATAATCGAAAAAGGTATTATCCGTGGGATGGATGAAGTGGGAGTCCTGTTCGAAAGTGGTAAGCTGTTCCTGCCGCACCTGGTACTTGCAAGCGATGCCATGGAAGCCGGTATTAGTGTGCTTGAGAAAGAGCTGCAGGAAGTAGAGAATGAAAAACTTGGTATCATTGTCATAGGTACTGTCGAAGGTGACGTGCATGACATCGGTAAAATTATTGTTTCCTCTATGTTGCGAATATCCGGATTCGAGGTATATGACCTTGGAAGGGATGTTCCTCTTCAGGACTTCATTGACAAGGTAAAGGAAACTCATGCAGATATGCTTTGCATTTCAGCCCTTACCACCATTTCACTGTCCCGTCAGAAAGAACTTATCGAGATGCTCATGGAACAGGACCTGCGTGATAGTGTAAAGGTCATGATAGGCGGTGCTGCTGCAAGCATGGAGTGGGCTGAAAAAATAGGTGCAGACTGTTATGCAAAAAATGCTGTTGAAGCCGTTGCAAAGATAAAGTCTCTTTTCCTGCAGAAGTAA
- the pylS gene encoding pyrrolysine--tRNA(Pyl) ligase, with protein MERKPLDSLISKNGLWVSRNGRLHGIKSCEASHKNLRITMDCGEVVKVRNSRSSRAARSLRNRKFQKPCKRCRVPEEKIKEFSRKISKNEVKVSVRTVPSSQFNSYENKIPDMALPSENTLHEPVKPVQASTPAVSAKQTQKQTKTAAAKTFVPQPRTKKPKVKKSGNHSFQKPAKASKPQFTQSQKNRILSLLGPGEMISFSKEKRSFAELESVLSTERKKDIRQMYEDSRENLLGKLERTITEFFVDMGFLEVKSPILIPFEYMERMGVGEDKKLSEQIFRVGDNMCLRPMLAPGLYNHLRKFDNVLPDPVRIFEIGPCYRKESDGSSHLEEFTMLNFCQMGSRCTREELEFIIDEFLNFLDIDYEIVADSCMVYGETMDVMHKNLELSSAVVGPIPMDMDWGVDKPWIGAGFGLERLLKVKHDFKNIKRAARSESYYNGICTTL; from the coding sequence ATGGAGAGAAAGCCATTAGACTCATTAATATCCAAAAACGGCCTCTGGGTGTCCAGAAACGGACGTCTCCACGGGATAAAAAGCTGTGAGGCATCACATAAGAACCTGCGTATAACAATGGATTGCGGAGAAGTAGTAAAGGTGAGAAATTCCCGATCTAGCAGGGCTGCAAGGTCTCTGCGAAACCGCAAATTCCAGAAACCCTGCAAAAGATGCCGCGTCCCGGAAGAAAAAATAAAAGAATTCTCAAGGAAGATCTCAAAGAACGAGGTCAAAGTATCGGTCAGGACCGTACCTTCTTCTCAATTCAATTCATACGAAAATAAAATACCTGATATGGCGTTGCCGTCCGAGAATACACTACATGAACCGGTAAAACCAGTTCAGGCATCTACACCTGCTGTTTCTGCAAAACAGACCCAAAAACAGACAAAAACTGCTGCTGCAAAAACATTCGTACCGCAGCCACGCACAAAAAAACCCAAGGTAAAGAAATCCGGAAATCACTCTTTCCAGAAACCTGCCAAAGCTTCAAAGCCGCAATTCACCCAGAGCCAGAAGAACAGGATACTTTCTTTGCTCGGACCCGGGGAGATGATATCATTCTCAAAGGAGAAACGCTCCTTTGCCGAACTTGAATCCGTACTTAGCACAGAAAGAAAGAAAGATATCAGACAGATGTACGAAGACAGCCGTGAGAACCTGCTTGGAAAACTTGAGAGGACAATTACAGAATTCTTCGTGGACATGGGTTTCCTTGAGGTTAAATCTCCGATACTCATTCCCTTCGAATACATGGAAAGGATGGGGGTCGGTGAGGATAAGAAACTATCCGAGCAGATATTCAGGGTAGGAGATAACATGTGCCTGCGCCCCATGCTTGCACCGGGTCTGTACAACCACCTGCGCAAATTCGACAACGTATTACCGGACCCCGTGAGGATATTTGAAATAGGACCCTGCTACCGTAAGGAATCAGACGGCAGCAGCCACCTCGAGGAGTTCACCATGCTCAATTTCTGTCAGATGGGATCCAGATGTACACGAGAGGAACTTGAATTTATTATCGATGAATTCCTGAACTTCCTGGATATAGACTACGAGATCGTGGCTGACAGCTGTATGGTCTACGGCGAGACCATGGATGTCATGCACAAGAACCTGGAACTCTCTTCCGCTGTTGTGGGACCAATACCCATGGATATGGACTGGGGTGTCGATAAACCCTGGATAGGAGCCGGTTTCGGCCTTGAGAGATTGCTGAAGGTCAAACATGATTTCAAGAACATAAAGCGTGCTGCAAGGTCAGAGTCGTACTACAACGGAATCTGCACGACCCTGTGA
- the pylB gene encoding methylornithine synthase PylB has translation MLENMTQDELDSLAGNILNGFQLTDSHLRGLLSITEKDDLEKLYYVSRKIRDHYFGNNVFLYSFVYFSTHCRNKCAFCYYRESNHINRYRLDADEVRGICRSLKGENIHMVDLTMGEDPYFHSNPERFVDIVKIVKEETDLPIMISPGVMNDRTLNRLYESGADFLALYQETHDRQLYRKLRVGQSFDERRHAREFARNIGYCVEDGILTGVGNDIESTIKSLRGMQKGNPDMVRVMTFVPQEGTPLWKKTPESSMEELKIIAILRLMFPDRLIPASLDLEGIPGMVHRLNAGANVVTSIIPSDSTLEGVVNYDRGLERHRDPKSVIKALENMGMKPAGQDDFNRILEKAKKRKTETLAVAL, from the coding sequence ATGTTAGAGAATATGACACAGGATGAACTGGACAGCCTTGCAGGAAATATCTTAAACGGCTTTCAGCTCACAGACAGCCATCTCAGGGGTCTTCTGAGTATCACTGAAAAAGACGATCTCGAAAAGCTCTACTATGTTTCAAGGAAGATAAGGGATCACTACTTCGGGAACAATGTCTTTCTGTACAGCTTCGTCTACTTTTCCACTCACTGCAGGAACAAATGCGCCTTCTGTTACTACCGGGAATCAAATCATATAAACAGATACAGACTTGATGCCGATGAAGTAAGAGGCATATGCCGGTCACTCAAAGGAGAAAACATTCACATGGTCGACCTGACCATGGGTGAAGACCCCTATTTCCACAGCAACCCGGAAAGGTTTGTGGATATTGTGAAGATAGTTAAAGAGGAAACAGACCTTCCGATCATGATCTCCCCGGGTGTGATGAATGACAGGACGCTTAACAGGCTTTACGAAAGCGGTGCCGATTTTCTTGCACTCTACCAGGAAACACATGACAGGCAGCTCTACCGAAAACTGAGGGTCGGACAATCTTTTGATGAAAGACGGCATGCCAGGGAATTTGCAAGGAATATCGGATACTGTGTCGAGGACGGAATACTCACAGGCGTTGGAAATGATATCGAATCCACCATAAAATCACTCAGGGGTATGCAGAAGGGAAATCCTGACATGGTGAGGGTCATGACCTTTGTTCCACAGGAAGGGACCCCTCTCTGGAAAAAAACACCTGAGTCCAGTATGGAAGAGCTCAAGATAATAGCTATTCTGAGACTTATGTTTCCTGACAGGCTCATACCGGCATCCCTTGACCTTGAAGGTATCCCGGGAATGGTGCACAGACTGAACGCAGGTGCAAATGTTGTCACATCCATAATACCTTCTGACTCGACCCTCGAAGGTGTCGTCAACTATGATAGGGGTCTTGAGAGACACCGGGACCCGAAAAGCGTTATTAAAGCACTTGAAAATATGGGCATGAAGCCCGCAGGACAGGACGATTTTAACAGGATACTGGAAAAAGCAAAAAAAAGGAAAACTGAAACTCTGGCGGTGGCCCTGTGA
- the pylC gene encoding 3-methylornithine--L-lysine ligase PylC gives MRTICIIGGKLQGFEVAYLAHKAGMKVLLVDRREKPLILSAVDFFHCFDVIREPDRLVAISENVDAIIPVNENIETIESLKKIKDRLACPLLFDFDAYHISMDKKRSKDFFYSIDVPTPADNPTSPPYFVKPPCESSSVGTSIIYNNRELDGLDPDMLVEEYVEGDVISLELVGDGENFAVAKETKVHVDETYDCHMVTPIDHHQELRDISLKLARNLRLRGIMDIEAIDSPRGLKVLEIDARFPSQTPSVVYHSSGINLVEMLVQAFSGGIGNTDNSRIVSNGNYCTFEHLALKEGGLVPVGEHVISQGTDYHVFHASHGLDIFECIGDIRVFTLMSWGPGKEEAENNRQRGFGIVREHLGIENLN, from the coding sequence GTGAGAACCATATGCATCATAGGTGGTAAACTGCAGGGGTTCGAGGTCGCATACCTTGCACACAAGGCAGGTATGAAAGTTCTGCTTGTGGACCGCAGGGAAAAGCCCCTGATACTCAGTGCCGTTGATTTTTTCCATTGCTTCGATGTTATCAGGGAACCTGATAGACTGGTCGCGATCTCAGAGAATGTGGACGCGATAATTCCTGTTAATGAGAATATAGAGACAATCGAATCTTTGAAAAAAATAAAAGACAGGCTGGCCTGTCCCCTGCTTTTTGACTTTGACGCCTACCATATCAGTATGGACAAAAAACGGTCCAAGGATTTTTTCTATTCAATTGACGTACCCACACCTGCTGACAATCCTACATCCCCTCCGTATTTCGTCAAGCCTCCGTGTGAGAGCAGCAGTGTGGGTACTTCTATCATTTACAACAACAGAGAACTGGATGGTCTTGATCCTGACATGCTTGTGGAAGAGTACGTGGAAGGAGATGTCATCTCCCTTGAGCTTGTGGGTGACGGTGAGAACTTCGCTGTTGCAAAGGAAACAAAGGTGCATGTGGACGAGACCTATGACTGCCATATGGTAACACCCATAGACCATCACCAGGAGTTAAGGGATATCTCCCTCAAACTTGCCAGGAATCTCAGACTCCGGGGAATCATGGACATTGAGGCAATAGACAGTCCAAGGGGGCTGAAAGTGCTGGAGATCGATGCAAGGTTTCCCAGCCAGACACCATCTGTGGTTTACCATTCCTCAGGGATAAATCTTGTTGAGATGCTTGTGCAGGCTTTTTCCGGTGGTATTGGTAATACAGATAATTCAAGAATAGTTTCTAACGGTAATTATTGTACTTTCGAGCACCTTGCCCTGAAAGAAGGTGGGCTTGTGCCTGTCGGTGAGCATGTGATCTCACAGGGCACGGATTATCATGTTTTTCACGCTTCTCACGGGCTCGATATCTTTGAATGCATCGGTGATATCCGGGTCTTTACTCTTATGAGCTGGGGTCCGGGAAAGGAAGAAGCAGAAAATAACAGACAGAGAGGGTTTGGTATTGTCAGGGAACATCTTGGAATCGAAAACCTGAATTAA
- the pylD gene encoding 3-methylornithyl-N6-L-lysine dehydrogenase PylD encodes MALLTPQDLENLSAQLEENDEIIKRVTGLNIKGICEELYGTKLDSPKVGIIPITAGEGIISTFTSSLLFIVQYFGLEGFITEHPDITGYYEAVSEGADIILMADDHIFIAHNLRNGKIVSNHVATGVIYADIASRFNETNSKDILVIGLGKVGYAGACHLVNKGFNVYACDPNREFLQKAVDELGIKPYCSDDRKKFSMVFEATPNADTISEGMIEERCLVSTPGIPCGLPPEVGSRYRVDLVMDPW; translated from the coding sequence ATGGCACTTTTAACACCACAGGATCTTGAGAACCTGTCCGCACAGCTTGAGGAGAACGATGAGATAATCAAAAGGGTCACCGGCCTCAATATCAAAGGAATATGCGAGGAGCTGTACGGAACAAAACTCGACTCTCCGAAAGTAGGAATAATCCCAATAACAGCAGGTGAGGGGATAATCAGCACCTTTACTTCGTCACTGCTTTTTATCGTGCAGTATTTCGGCCTTGAGGGTTTTATTACCGAACATCCGGACATTACAGGTTACTATGAAGCCGTCTCAGAGGGCGCCGACATCATACTCATGGCAGACGACCATATTTTTATTGCGCACAACCTTCGCAACGGGAAGATCGTGAGTAACCACGTGGCCACTGGGGTGATATATGCAGATATTGCTTCAAGGTTCAATGAGACAAATTCAAAGGATATCCTTGTCATCGGTCTTGGGAAAGTGGGTTATGCCGGAGCATGCCACCTTGTGAACAAGGGTTTCAATGTCTATGCCTGCGACCCAAACAGGGAATTTTTGCAGAAGGCTGTGGATGAGCTGGGAATTAAACCTTACTGCAGCGACGACAGGAAAAAATTTTCCATGGTATTTGAGGCCACACCCAATGCGGATACAATATCCGAGGGCATGATCGAGGAAAGATGTCTGGTCTCCACTCCAGGGATACCCTGCGGCCTGCCTCCGGAGGTCGGAAGCAGGTACCGTGTCGACCTTGTAATGGACCCCTGGTGA